TAGACTCCATACATTTACTGCCCACTACGTAGAGTCCTTTTCCACTTGAGTCAGAGTGATAAATTTCATTGAATTCTATACAGGTGAGCCAGAATAGAATTTCTTTCAATATTTTATTCTTAATAGTGACCAACTCTCGGCGCAGCTTCATAACTCCATTCTATAATTTTTTATATCACTGTGTGTTCACCTAATCGTGCTTATGATGGTTAagcttgggctctttggtcccgcctttcaactttcAATTATCTAGTGTTGAATTGTAATTTTTCTTTTAGGAAATTTGGCTCTAACTCCTACATTTAGTGTTTATGGagtctgcctgtgtgtgtgtgtgtgtgtgtgtgtgtgtgtgtgtgtgtgtgtgtgtgtgtgtgtgtgtgtgtgtgtgtgtgtgtgtgtgtgtgtgtgtgtgtaagccaaAAGTTACACAAATATTGTATTAGTTTTCCAAGAAAATTTTAGAAAAAATTGACTGAAATATTAATTTATCACAGCAAATCAGACTTATAATTAACTTAAATTTTACTGTGTGAGAAGTGGGAATTTTGTCGCCAACATTTAGTGAGGTGAAAAGCTCCAGCAAGCAATGAGTGCAACGCGAATATGGTGCACCGTCCGTAGCCTCACTGGAAATCCAATTGCTATTGCAAAGATATTAACATTAAAATTTAAAAGatgattaaatatatagaattaTTGCCTAATTATCTGCAATGTCAGCATAGtttaatatatatgaattaattcaaCACCAATACCTTGAGGAGTTTCTATTTAATAAGATCACACTAGCCAAGATCCGCCCTTGAACTTTTACTGTATACCAAAACATTAATAATTCAAAATATGTCATCCGTAGCTGGAGTGGAGGGAAACGATTATAGTGAATAGCGAGAGTAATAAGTGGGTGGATTGGGTTAGGCTTGCACAAGTCATCAGGTTCCAGGGGGAAAGCCAGAGGGCGTTGCGCTACACCTGATAGTCACTGCCGCTGTCACCAGGCCGGTGACAGCGGCTGGTATTACTAGGCCGTTGACAGCGGTAGAACTTAGAAATTGACTGAAAAACTGTTTATTGTTTCATGTGGAAACTTGCTTCAGTATTTTATGGCATGCAATATTGATGTACATTTTAGAAAGACTGAAATTCCAGGCAGACAGATATTCATACACTCGGTCACTCACACGTTCCCTCTCCCTCTACCACTGTCTTTCCTACAAAACACACACTCAAGAAACAATAAAGACACGCAGGGAAAGGAAAAGAGAACTGCGCAGGAAGGCCAAGAGGCAGTATAAACCTTCCAGGTCTCAAGCAGCGATACACATTAAAACGACAGCGTCAGTGCAATTGAAGCCTAAATTTTTCTAGTCACAACAAATACGAAATGGACCAAGTGactaacactgaaaaaaatttCCGGAGAGATGCTGCGAACGACCATTGAAGGATAACTAATCGATTTGTCCATATAGTTTTCCCCGCATAACCGTGAGCTGTTTGTGTTGCAGTTATGAGGATGACGACGGCTGGTCGATGACGGATATTATGTACAACATGGCCCTCACAGCTGTTCCTGTCGGCCTCCTCCTCTCCGCTCTTCCCACTGGGCTATTCACCATCGCAGTCAGGTTGGTATACCGTCAAGGAGTTGGTATACTGTCAGGGGGGGGTTGGTATACTGTCAGGGGGGTTGGTATGCATTCAGGTTGGTATACCGTCAGGTTGGTATATCGCCAGGTTAGTATACCGTCAGGGGGTTAGTATACCGTTAGGTTGGTATACCGCCAAGGGGTTGGTATACCATGAGAAGGATGATACCGCCAGAGTAATTGAACAATTTCACCTAGATTATATATGTGAGAAGCTGTAGTGTGTTACATAAAACCAACTTATGTTTACATGTCACGGTGGTAGACGAGACCTTGACAGGAATCCTTCATAAGTTGTGCTTCATCCCCCTGGCAGACGAAGCTTCGACAACAGCAACCTCCTGGATGAGACTATGGACCCGTCGGAGTTGCCGCTGCTGCACGCCCTTGTGGAGAGTGACTTCATGGCCCTCGTCTCCAGGGACTGCCAAGAGAAGCTTTTCTGCGAGATCTCCCGCATTGGGGAGCGCGAGGGCGCCTCATTCATGCAGAAGGCCTTCTACTATGTTGCCACTCTGTAAGCTTCTGCATTTTTTTATATTCGTTGTAAATTTTATCATTTTTGTCATGATCAATATATTCAATAGATATCAGTGATATAAAAGAGCCGACATGTTACTGATAGGACACTAAAGTTGAGTTGAACGCTGTGCTTTCAGGACCCCGGACGCTGTAGCGCGCAAAGTGGGGTTGGCTCGGTTATTCCGGACTTCGCGCCACGGCCATTGTGACATGATCCAGTGCTCGGCCACCTCGGGACAGAGACCTCCCCCAATGGTCACGCACAAGCCTGTTGATACAAACCGTATCTTCGAGGAAGTTAGCACCTCAGAGAAGGACGCTGTAGAGGTCGCAAGAGAGTGATGTGGCAGCGCCCTTATGTTGCTGGCTGTTCCTCATCGCTTCGAGTCGGCTCAAACTCCCGTTGTAAGACTTGTCTGTTCTGTTGTGAACCGGTGGACACTCAACAGCAAAATATTCTTAATTGTTGGCACACAGAAACGTCACTGTAATTGGGACATGCATTGTTACTGGCTCTGCTGCATGTGAAACACCCAGCAGTCGTGTACAGAATGCATGGTTGTTTCTACAATGGAGCGTCAGCGGACCGAGGCTAGACTCCTCCACCAGTTGCCTAGACAACCTCGGTCTGGACGAGTATTATTATCAACTTCTCATATTTATCTACCAGTCGTAAGAAACTTTACTAAACTTTCACAACCTCTGTTCATATTCTCGGCATGAACGGCTGACCGAAATATTTAAGTGACCTCAAGACCAAACATCCAGACTGACCTGGAGACTGACCCATTCTAACTGTGCCATACGATACGGGCCATCCAAACACCCCTTGAGTTGCCCTCAATAGTATTTGCTGGACGGTAAATTCCAGCGCCACAGTGTCGCTCAACAGATCAGACTCTCATTTCTAGAGCTTCAAGGAGTGTTTGAGACCCTCGGCCTGACTTAGACTGTGATACTGCCGACTTGGGAATACTTCACGACCCAACCCCCTTCACTCTATTCTGCTGAAGTTTCACTTCTAAAGTAAACAGTTTTGTTTTAATCATTATTGTTGCATTCTAAAGGCAGAACAGTTAATGTAGCTACTTTCATACATTTGAaaattagttaaaattaacggaaCCAGAGTTTGTGGAGGGGGGACATgtgaagcaatatatatataacgttacAGACGCTAGACTAGTTATTACATTCAGTGTACATGCGAAGGAGAATTTACTTATTACAGACCTTAGACTAGTTATTATACCGTTAACGCTGAAGATATCTTCACCACAGACGCCCAAGCAACGCTCTCGTTGGTCACATCACGTGTGGGTGGCCCGCCCTCTCTACTCATCGCTAAACTGTAgatattgtatttatttttataagATATTTCGTCTCTTGAGGCTGGACctcggtgtgtgtgagtgtgtgtgtaatctCAGGCTCTTCTTCTTAATCTTGTACGTTTTAAGGTTGCTCAAGGACACTGAACGCGGCGTGACAGGAGGGCCAGGAAGCCGTCGCTGATAAGAGGACAACAATTGCCTGTCCTGCAGCGTCACACAAACTATCACTAGCTTTAACTACTCGTTGCAAAGAACTGTCAATTGTCTCTATCTTCTTGTATTATCAGAAGATAAAATTTACCTCAAGTTTGGTTGTAGATACAAGCAATGGCTGCCCTCCAGCCACGGTGTGCAGCTCCCGGCCGCCCGCACGACCTGTGACCCCGCCTACGGGTAGACTCGCCGCCAAAGACTTAATTTTAACCCAGGACTCTCTGTACATATGACAGATTTCATCACAACTAAtttcagtaaatgtattccacgaCTCTTGTTCTCTTGTAACTGGTCGTATAAAGCAGTTCAACAAACTGATTCTCTCTAATTTTAAGAAAGTGAATGTCGCTGGTGTCTTGTTTACATTAAATACTGAAGGCTTTGTGTTGACATTATTTCTCTGTTTTCCATCTTGTTCCGTAATCGCCATTTTCAAACTTCGGTTTACTCATGTAAGTCAGCCTTTGTGGGTACAGTTGTGTCTAGGATATATTATTTTTGGTTTCTCAGACTCTTGAGCATTTTAAGCCATATTGGCAATAATCACGAAGGACAAAAACAGATTCCTTTTCCTGTTGGCTCTCCACATGTAAAAAAAATTAGTTCTTTCCATAATACTTCTCGACTTCAGACGTTACATATACACGGCAACTTTGTTTTTGGACCGTAAGACAATTAACAATGACATTATAGTTGGCGTTGTTAAACTCTGCAATACTCTGGGCTTGTTTAATCAAATAATGATCAATGGCTCATCGCTGACCCAAGACAATATCCCCCGGGCATGTTTGAGCAAGCGACGTACAAATGCAACAGTGATTTTCGTAGATAACGTTAAACAACTGCTAGTCGAGCATGTTTCTGCCTGCTGGGGATATTACTGTTCTTACACAATATAATCTGACGTCATTAACctattgtatggagtcagccctaCAAAATATATTTGTGCAGAAAACACTGAAGACTGTTTCACGTCACATTTAGAAAACTGAATCACTATTTACCCTGAACATCGTTGAAGTTACCAATTACAGTTCCCAGGTATTTGATTTAACAATTACAAATATTAACATATCCCAGTGGGTACGATATTCAAGAGCAACGCCAATTCATCATCATGAGTATTGTATTAACGTCAAGCCAACGCGACTCTTTGATATTTATTGGTACTCTCTGGGAAGATGCTCCTGAGTCGGTGACTACCTACTGAAGACTTACCAATTCCTTTCCAAATCAGTATTGAAGTATCTGACTCATACTCGACTAACAGAATACTAATTACTTCTAAAATGGCGACAGTTATCGATGCTGACTTCAGCGCTACGAATTCTAAGTTGGCGGCGATTAGTCAATCCGAACACAAAATGCgacatgacaatttttttttaccctACAAAAAATAGGATAACACCAAAATACTCAGACTCCTGTTTACCATTTACGTGCCGGTTATGTACGACTACATTGGGACACATTTTTCATGTATGACTGACAGACGTATGCCGCAGTATGATTGATTCTAAGGACAATTTTGTTTTTGGAAATCCTCACAAAAAAAAAGTAATTGACATAACTATGATCATCACCCATGACTGACCGATACGCaagacatgatcatcacccatGATTGACCGACTCATaagacatgatcatcacccatGATTGACCGACTCATaagacatgatcatcacccatGATTGACCGACTCATaagacatgatcatcacccatGATTGACCGACTCATaagacatgatcatcacccatGACTGACCAATACGTaagacatgatcatcacccatGATTGACCGACTCATAATACATGATCATCACCCATGATTGACCGACTCATaagacatgatcatcacccatGACTGACCAATACGTtagacatgatcatcacccatGATTGACCGATACGTtagacatgatcatcacccatGATTGACTGACACATaagacatgatcatcacccatGATTGACCGACTCATaagacatgatcatcacccatGATTGACCGACTCATaagacatgatcatcacccatAATTGACCGATACACaagacatgatcatcacccatGATTGACCGATACTTAAGACATGATATTCACCCATGATTGACCGATACTTaagacatgatcatcacccatGATTGACCGATACACaagacatgatcatcacccatGATTGACCAATACGAAAGACATCATCACCCACAATTGACCGATACACaagacatgatcatcacccatGATTGACCAATACGAAAGACATCATCACCCACAATTGACCGATACACAAGACATGATCATCACTCATAATTGACCGACTCATaagacatgatcatcacccatAATTGACCGACACATaagacatgatcatcacccatAATTGACCGACACATaagacatgatcatcacccatAATTGACAGACTCATaagacatgatcatcacccatAATTGACCGACACATaagacatgatcatcacccatAATTGACCGACACaagacatgatcatcacccatAATTGACCGACACATaagacatgatcatcacccatAATTGACAGACTCATaagacatgatcatcacccatAATTGACCGACACATaagacatgatcatcacccatAATTGACCGACTCATaagacatgatcatcacccatAATTGACCGACACATaagacatgatcatcacccatAATTGACAGACTCATaagacatgatcatcacccatAATTGACCGACACATaagacatgatcatcacccatAATTGACCGACACATaagacatgatcatcacccatAATTGACCGACACATaagacatgatcatcacccatAATTGACCGACACATaagacatgatcatcacccatAATTGACCGACACTTaagacatgatcatcacccatGATTGACCGATGTACAAGACATGAACAACGTACATACTGCCTTGACCACGCCCCTACACGACTGATCCAGCACACATCTGCTTGACAGAACCTGCAGGCTAACCTACCAACAAACATCTCCCTTCACCAGTGTCAACGACGTTCATGCGACATTAAATCAACGTTGATTTAACGCTGAAACTACGTTATTTAACGTTATTGATCTTATTTTTGCCCAGTAGGGCTTGAATCAATTTCGTGATGGATCCACTTGACCTGAGTTCGGGAACGAATCAGAGAGACTACTGGAAATTCAAATTTGAACTTGACTAAACTATACTACTATAAGAAGACCAGACCTGTAACCTCTGTAACTACATGACTTGGTACCTAAAGAACACACCTGACTTCCCCTAACGACTGTATCTGATGCCTAAAGAACCCACCTGACTTACCTAGCGACCAGACCTGGCTCACTCTGGAACTAATCATTATTTGACTGCACCTCATTTAGTTAATAGACCTGACTCACTTGACGGCTGTACCTGACTCATCTAGCGAGTGCAACTTTGCTAACAGACCTAATTCACCTGGAGACTGTATCTCACTCACCTAAAAGCGACTGAGCCACTCATCCTTAAACTCACTAACAAGTAATTGTAAAGAGCTCATCCAGCGGCTAGACCTGACTCGCCTAGTGACGAAATCCGACAGAAACCGACTCACCCCATACCGAAACTTACCCAGCGGCTGAAACTGTCCAGCCCAGTGAAGTAACTCATCCACAAACTGGCGCCGACTCGCCTATACTGAAGTGACTGGGCCTTCGACAGCACCTGACCAGCGGACCTGACTCCCTCGAGCTGCAGGCAGCTCAATCCTTTCATGGTGTATTTAtcagaatatttatttatgttattACGTTTTTGTTGATAAAATAAAAGCCTACTTTTTGATTTGTGTTTCTCAATAGCCTCATATTTAAATGCACGTCTTTGTTAAACAAACGGCTTAAACACGGCAATGGTGTTAGATGTTTGATATCGTACCCTTCAGTAAGTTGTTACTGAACGTCAAATACTTGTCTTGGAACTCTCTACGACGTACCAATGCAACAAAGTTATTTATGAAGAGAAAGCGCTAAACCAGTATGACTGTCTTACACTTGGTATATGAACACAAGAAGTTTTTTGACATTGTAACACAACAACCATCAGTGATGTGACATTGTAACACAACAACCATCAGTGATGTGACATTGTAACACAACAACCATCAGTGATGTAACATTGTAACACAACAACCATCAGTGATGTGACATTGTAACACAACAACCATCAGTGATGTGACATTGTAACACAACAACCATCAGTGATGTGACATTGTAACACAACAACCATCAGTGATGTGACATTGTAACACAACAACCATCAGTGATGTGACATTGTAACACAACAACCATCAGTGATGTGACATTGTAACACAACAACCATCAGTGATGTGACATTGTAACACAACAACCATCAGTGATGTAACATTGTAACACAACAACCATCAGTGATGTAACATTGTAACACAACAACCATCAGTGATGTAACATTGTAACACAACAGCCATCAGTGATGTAACATTGTAACACAACAACCATCAGTGATGTAACATTGTAACACAACAACCATCAGTGATGTAACATTGTAACACAACAACCATCAGTGATGTAACATTGTAACACAACAACCATCAGTGATGTAACATTGTAACACAACAACCATCAGTGATGTAACATTGTAACACAACAACCATCAGTGATGTGACATTGTAACACAACAACCATCAGTGATGTGACATTGTAACACAACAACCATCAGTGATGTGACATTGTAACACAACAACCATCAGTGATGTGACATTGTAACACAACAACCATCAGTGATGTGACATTGTAACATACCAAACTTCATCAGAGGCTTCAGTTTACAACACAGCGAAATTCACTAACACAGAATTAAGCCAAAGAAGACACCATAAACAGGCAACATAAATAAACTGGTATAATTGTGCCATAATTGTGATGTATTAACTGATGTTACAGCCAGGCACTATATTAAGTGCCACCACAGCCAGCAATATTGTCAGTATAACTAGGCACGGTACTATTAACTGACACAATGACTAGTAATTATTAACTGGCATCATTCCAAAGGCACTATTAACTAGCATAACTAAATTGTTTATGAATATGAATTTGTTTTCAAGCACGTTAGTATAGTTTATTCTCTGCAAATAGATGTgttcatttatatataaatataatttacaaGTTAGAACAGTGCTTCTGCTCTTCATAGCAACACGAACTTTTTAATAACAGTTGAGAAAAAAATATCAATTATAAGAACAACAAAAAACTGATACACTAACATCTGACAGTTCCCAGGCTGATGTCGCATCCATATCAACAACAGAACTATTTAAGGCGTTGTTGGGGCCACCGCTAGACAGTTCTTTAGTGGTAaaagagaaaatcagtaggagccatgtgcTTATTTAGTGGCATCTCTTAATGAAGCGCAGAGTACAAACCTGCTTCGACCATTAGTGACGCTGAAAACATCTTCCATTATTAGCACTGTACCTATCTGACTTAATCGTTACCATCGCCTTACTAACCTGACTTCAAAATGATCACCATACAGATGTTGAGGCTCCTGCTCTGTTCAGTAgttttcataactggcaaccatgCTGGATCAGTGAAGGCAGGGAAGAATCCAGGTGTCCAAATCTGCCCTGAAGCAGGGGTCATCATGCCTTGCCTGTGTACCGTGATCAGTGATGTCATCATGGAAATGGACTGCTCTGAGGTGGATAACGAGGAGGAACTAGCCGGAGTATTCAACCAGAATTTTTCAGAGTTCAACTTCTTCAGTCTCATTATAAAAAACAACCCTCACCTGAAGGTGCTGAGAGAGGGTGTCCTAGGTAATTCTGCCTTCAAGCACATCAGGATCTAT
This is a stretch of genomic DNA from Procambarus clarkii isolate CNS0578487 chromosome 45, FALCON_Pclarkii_2.0, whole genome shotgun sequence. It encodes these proteins:
- the LOC123770005 gene encoding uncharacterized protein, with translation MQAIRVVLVAVVGVTVCRAATMLDADVDQDVVDIGPRDDLAATSSAATGRTFSEWGQSIMEWMGFGDDESDEYSDYEYSYYYPPSASSQIGYGLPSVGYQGATGAQQSSYSSYAPVQVAHPQFSPARDDTYEDDDGWSMTDIMYNMALTAVPVGLLLSALPTGLFTIAVRRSFDNSNLLDETMDPSELPLLHALVESDFMALVSRDCQEKLFCEISRIGEREGASFMQKAFYYVATLTPDAVARKVGLARLFRTSRHGHCDMIQCSATSGQRPPPMVTHKPVDTNRIFEEVSTSEKDAVEVARE